A window of the Arenibacter algicola genome harbors these coding sequences:
- a CDS encoding potassium/proton antiporter encodes MNITTENILLVGSILLFISIVVGKTSYKFGVPTLLLFLGIGMLAGSDGIGGIRFDDPKIAQFIGIVSLNFILFSGGLDTNWGSVRPILKEGLVLSTLGVLFTALTLGTFVWFITDFTIYESMLLGSIVSSTDAAAVFSILRSKSMALKTNLRPTLELESGSNDPMAYVLTLAFLTLVIHQDQSVFSMIPLFLQQMILGGAAGFGFGKLSKYIINGLKLDFEGLYPVLVIALMFVTFSATNFVGGNGFLAIYICAVYLGNQDLIHKKTILKMFDGLAWLMQIVLFLTLGLLVFPSQIIPYIGIGLLISLFLILIARPISVFLSLIFFKMRMKRRFYISWVGLRGAVPIVFATYPLLAGIDKAHMIFNIVFFISVTSILIQGTTLSIVAKWLDVAIPEKAKKLTPTDLLFSEDPKTIMREIAVGSDCYAANKKIVELGFPKNAIIAMIKRGDKFITPSGSTKIESEDTLIVLADQQKIIEEVYKTLRIE; translated from the coding sequence ATGAATATAACCACTGAAAATATACTTCTAGTCGGTTCTATACTACTTTTTATAAGTATAGTCGTCGGTAAGACTTCATATAAATTTGGAGTCCCTACCTTATTATTGTTTTTGGGGATTGGAATGTTGGCCGGTTCTGATGGCATTGGGGGAATCCGATTCGATGACCCTAAAATTGCACAATTCATTGGCATCGTATCCCTTAACTTTATATTATTCTCAGGAGGACTGGATACCAATTGGGGCTCTGTTAGGCCTATTTTGAAGGAAGGGCTTGTATTGTCGACATTGGGAGTATTATTCACCGCCCTTACCTTAGGTACATTTGTATGGTTTATTACCGACTTCACCATATATGAAAGTATGCTGCTGGGTTCCATTGTCTCCTCTACGGATGCTGCTGCCGTTTTTTCCATTTTGCGATCCAAAAGCATGGCCTTAAAAACCAATCTAAGACCTACCCTGGAATTGGAAAGCGGTAGTAACGACCCGATGGCTTATGTTTTAACCCTTGCATTCTTGACTTTGGTGATTCATCAAGATCAAAGTGTTTTTTCTATGATACCATTGTTTTTACAGCAGATGATCTTGGGTGGAGCAGCAGGTTTCGGTTTTGGGAAACTGAGTAAATACATAATCAACGGCCTTAAGCTCGACTTTGAAGGTCTCTACCCGGTTTTAGTAATAGCCCTGATGTTCGTTACATTTTCTGCAACCAACTTTGTTGGCGGAAATGGTTTTCTCGCCATATACATATGTGCCGTATATCTTGGAAATCAGGATTTGATACATAAGAAAACCATTCTAAAAATGTTCGATGGTCTGGCCTGGTTAATGCAAATAGTGCTGTTCCTTACCCTGGGCCTTTTGGTATTCCCGTCTCAAATTATTCCGTACATCGGAATAGGTCTACTTATTTCGTTATTTCTCATTTTGATTGCACGTCCTATCAGTGTTTTTCTTAGTCTGATTTTTTTCAAGATGCGGATGAAAAGACGATTTTATATTTCTTGGGTGGGTTTACGTGGAGCGGTGCCCATCGTATTTGCCACCTATCCACTCTTGGCCGGAATAGACAAAGCCCACATGATATTCAATATAGTTTTCTTCATATCGGTGACTTCTATTTTAATTCAAGGAACTACACTCTCTATCGTAGCTAAATGGTTGGACGTTGCAATACCTGAAAAAGCAAAGAAGCTAACACCTACAGATCTATTGTTTTCTGAAGATCCAAAGACTATTATGAGGGAAATAGCCGTAGGTTCGGACTGTTATGCCGCCAACAAAAAGATTGTTGAATTGGGCTTTCCAAAAAATGCGATAATTGCCATGATCAAAAGGGGGGATAAATTTATCACCCCTAGTGGATCTACTAAAATTGAGAGTGAGGATACACTAATTGTTTTAGCGGATCAACAAAAAATAATAGAAGAAGTATATAAAACACTGAGGATAGAATAG
- a CDS encoding DUF4202 domain-containing protein has product MATEKLKSAFRLFDEANANDPNVEVWQGKEYPKELLYAMRMTEKLKTFDPEAPESLQLTARCQHIRRWEIPRESYEMNRTGYLKWRQDLKKFHAEKASAILREVGYDQEMIDKVAFLLEKKQLKKNAETQTLEDVICLVFLEFYFEPFSHKYPEEKLIDILQKTWRKMSEKGHDTALKLPLSKESLELVGKALKG; this is encoded by the coding sequence ATGGCCACAGAAAAATTGAAAAGTGCCTTTCGCCTGTTTGACGAAGCAAATGCCAATGATCCTAATGTAGAAGTATGGCAGGGCAAGGAGTATCCCAAGGAGTTGCTATATGCCATGAGAATGACAGAGAAGTTAAAAACATTTGATCCCGAGGCTCCGGAATCTTTACAGCTTACGGCTAGGTGTCAGCATATCCGCAGATGGGAGATACCAAGGGAATCCTATGAAATGAACAGGACGGGCTATTTAAAATGGAGGCAGGACCTGAAAAAATTTCATGCAGAGAAAGCTAGTGCCATTCTCCGGGAAGTGGGCTATGATCAAGAAATGATAGATAAGGTAGCTTTTTTATTGGAAAAGAAGCAACTCAAAAAAAATGCAGAGACACAGACTTTGGAAGATGTAATTTGTCTGGTATTTCTTGAATTCTATTTTGAGCCATTTTCACATAAATATCCGGAGGAAAAACTAATCGATATTCTTCAAAAAACATGGCGAAAAATGTCTGAAAAAGGTCATGACACGGCCTTGAAGCTACCCTTGTCAAAGGAATCGCTAGAGTTGGTAGGTAAAGCACTTAAGGGATAA
- a CDS encoding DUF7009 family protein: MKIRIKGNSIRYRLTKTEVETFCKEGLYEEQTEFKDHIFKYVLRSKNNISHLEADFKNDTIIMYLPEKDKLVWANSDRVGFQHTIVMENGKELFLLLEKDFVCLDETIEDQSDNYPNPLMDKKE; the protein is encoded by the coding sequence ATGAAAATAAGGATTAAAGGAAACTCAATACGCTATAGACTAACCAAGACAGAGGTGGAAACCTTTTGTAAAGAGGGACTGTATGAGGAGCAGACAGAGTTTAAGGACCACATCTTTAAATATGTATTGCGGAGCAAGAATAATATTTCCCATTTGGAAGCTGATTTTAAAAACGATACCATTATAATGTACCTTCCTGAAAAGGATAAATTGGTCTGGGCAAATAGCGATCGTGTAGGATTTCAACACACCATTGTCATGGAAAATGGCAAGGAACTATTTCTACTTTTGGAAAAGGATTTTGTCTGTTTGGATGAAACCATAGAAGATCAATCCGATAATTACCCCAATCCTTTGATGGACAAAAAGGAATAG
- the nirD gene encoding nitrite reductase small subunit NirD: MISILNTYEAVEPEKVSLWFKAAPVEKFPENGGACVKYKGMQIAVFNFTREGTWYACQNLCPHKMEMVLSRGMIGEDQGEPKVACPLHKNSFSLKTGKHLNGDLNSIATYPVKIENDFVYIGFSE, encoded by the coding sequence ATGATTTCAATTTTAAACACTTACGAAGCAGTGGAACCAGAAAAAGTGAGTCTTTGGTTTAAGGCGGCCCCCGTGGAAAAATTTCCAGAAAACGGTGGTGCCTGTGTAAAATATAAGGGAATGCAAATTGCAGTTTTTAATTTTACAAGGGAAGGAACATGGTATGCCTGCCAGAATCTATGCCCCCATAAAATGGAAATGGTCCTTTCTCGGGGAATGATAGGAGAAGATCAAGGCGAACCCAAAGTAGCCTGTCCCCTGCATAAAAATTCCTTTTCCTTAAAAACGGGCAAGCATCTAAATGGGGATTTGAACAGCATAGCAACATATCCGGTTAAAATAGAGAACGACTTTGTTTATATTGGTTTTTCTGAATAG
- a CDS encoding MFS transporter: protein MKEFVSAKATKLELLNLRSIPIRTFWITSIAFFICFFAWFGIVPFMPDVVKDLGLTPTQKWNSIILAVSGTVFARLLIGKLCDKYGPRLCYTYLLILGSIPVILLGFVQTPLQFLICRLFIGFIGASFVITQFHTSIMFAPNIVGTANATSAGWGNLGGGANRLGMPLIAAGVVSFGIADEVAWRYSMVIAGVICFSMGLIYYFFTRDTPEGNFKELKLAGKMPNLKKDEVSFLSTLKDYRVWILFLVYATCFGIELTVYGTMDDYLQNRFGLDRSTAGNLVLSFALMNIFARTLGGYFGDLFGKFRGLRGRVVFLALILATEGLMLSIFSVTTSLVFGMIFLIAFSLTVQMAEGATFSVVPFINKKAIGSISGIVGAGGNVGAFLAAMLLKSKSAVAESAAIAANSELGEQAVKAAQTTAAASAVSSGFFVIGGFIVLAALLSLAIKFATADEMAVIEETEAELILSGVDK from the coding sequence ATGAAAGAATTTGTCTCTGCTAAAGCTACGAAATTAGAACTTTTAAACTTGAGGAGTATCCCAATACGTACTTTTTGGATTACCTCCATAGCCTTTTTCATTTGTTTCTTTGCATGGTTCGGTATCGTTCCTTTTATGCCCGATGTTGTCAAAGACTTGGGATTGACCCCAACGCAAAAGTGGAATTCCATTATTTTGGCTGTTTCAGGAACCGTATTTGCCCGTTTGTTAATTGGAAAATTATGTGATAAATATGGTCCTAGATTATGCTATACCTATTTATTGATTCTGGGTTCCATCCCTGTTATACTTCTAGGTTTTGTACAAACCCCGCTACAATTTCTAATTTGTAGGTTATTTATTGGTTTTATTGGCGCTTCTTTCGTAATAACCCAATTCCATACTTCCATAATGTTCGCTCCCAATATAGTAGGTACGGCAAATGCTACGTCCGCAGGCTGGGGAAATCTAGGTGGAGGGGCCAACCGATTGGGAATGCCCTTGATCGCAGCAGGAGTTGTTAGTTTTGGAATTGCAGATGAAGTTGCCTGGAGATACTCTATGGTAATTGCCGGGGTTATTTGCTTCTCAATGGGACTTATATATTACTTCTTTACCAGGGATACGCCTGAAGGCAATTTTAAAGAATTGAAGCTGGCAGGTAAAATGCCTAATTTAAAGAAAGATGAAGTATCCTTCTTGAGCACATTAAAGGATTACAGGGTCTGGATCTTGTTTCTAGTTTACGCCACTTGTTTTGGAATAGAATTAACAGTATATGGTACCATGGACGATTATCTTCAGAATAGATTTGGCCTGGATCGTTCTACGGCAGGAAATTTAGTATTGTCGTTTGCCCTTATGAATATTTTTGCCCGGACGTTAGGCGGCTATTTTGGAGACCTGTTCGGTAAGTTCCGTGGCTTGCGCGGCAGGGTTGTTTTTCTTGCACTTATCCTGGCTACGGAGGGCCTAATGCTTTCCATCTTTTCAGTGACCACCAGTCTGGTATTTGGCATGATATTTTTGATAGCTTTTAGTCTTACCGTTCAAATGGCAGAAGGCGCCACTTTCTCAGTTGTGCCGTTTATTAACAAGAAGGCAATAGGATCTATTTCCGGAATTGTTGGGGCGGGAGGAAACGTAGGGGCCTTTCTGGCCGCCATGTTATTAAAATCCAAATCGGCCGTGGCCGAAAGTGCTGCCATAGCTGCCAACAGCGAGTTGGGCGAGCAGGCTGTAAAGGCTGCCCAGACTACCGCTGCCGCTTCTGCAGTATCCAGCGGATTTTTTGTAATAGGAGGATTTATAGTATTAGCAGCCCTTCTATCCCTGGCTATTAAGTTTGCTACGGCCGATGAAATGGCTGTTATTGAAGAAACTGAGGCAGAGCTTATATTATCAGGAGTCGATAAATAA
- a CDS encoding sensor histidine kinase, whose protein sequence is MNEDNYHAPLDTTTFLRIRKWYLLALAAIALSIVVAQILIQHHLNSQLDDSKVINVAGRQRAYSQKLTKEVLLLKELSDPEQRNQIFAELRETLTVWKESHQALQHSDVAMGISKDENEEVQELFHKINPHYDAMVSAVENILADFRESGKSIPDQLYVDILLENERTFLTMMDAIVNKYDVLSKTHLQNLKFKEYLLLAISLLILILEIFFIFKPLSLQIRNTIKNLIVAHKKSDENAKEIKKLFQEKEKSLQELQELNFVIDNAALFASAKQDGNVVFISKKFNELLGRNAQELNRPLYEILTTDEGQQQYLAEVLKSNRKNIRTEEIKIKTTKGESLWLDMSIIPMHQSSAQQSILILCSDITERKQNELKVAQLTQANYEETMRQKQLQASQIVEGQEEERKRIAKDIHDGIGQMLTALKFNIESINLSNKEKTAEKIEYIKSLASDLIKGVRTATFNLTPPELSDHGIFPALHKMTHELSKLTGKNILFENKTEENIRFNSLAETNIYRVVQEAVNNAIKYAEANYILVTINFNDNILSVVIDDDGKGFDDTILGKVPKNTSEGGMGLFFMKERMNYINGRLFINSIPGKGTRVTINYKTDSRELIVAEE, encoded by the coding sequence ATGAACGAGGATAATTACCATGCACCCCTGGATACTACCACCTTTCTAAGGATCCGGAAGTGGTATTTATTGGCCTTGGCCGCTATTGCCTTAAGTATAGTTGTTGCCCAGATCTTGATTCAGCATCATTTAAATTCCCAACTGGACGATTCAAAAGTGATCAACGTTGCTGGCAGGCAAAGGGCCTATAGTCAAAAATTGACCAAGGAAGTACTTCTATTAAAGGAATTGTCCGATCCTGAACAGAGAAATCAAATATTTGCAGAATTAAGGGAAACCTTAACGGTTTGGAAAGAATCCCATCAAGCGCTTCAACACAGTGATGTGGCCATGGGTATTTCAAAGGATGAGAATGAGGAAGTCCAAGAGCTTTTTCATAAAATAAATCCTCATTACGATGCCATGGTAAGTGCCGTAGAAAATATCTTGGCCGATTTTAGGGAATCGGGAAAATCAATTCCGGACCAATTGTATGTTGATATCCTTTTGGAAAATGAGCGTACTTTTTTAACGATGATGGATGCCATCGTCAATAAATATGACGTCCTTAGTAAAACACATTTACAGAATTTAAAGTTTAAGGAATATCTATTATTGGCCATATCGCTCCTTATATTGATTTTGGAGATATTTTTCATATTTAAGCCTCTTTCCCTTCAAATTAGAAATACTATCAAGAATTTAATTGTCGCGCACAAAAAATCGGATGAAAATGCCAAGGAGATTAAAAAACTTTTCCAAGAAAAGGAAAAATCTTTACAGGAACTACAGGAGCTTAATTTTGTTATAGATAATGCCGCCCTTTTTGCAAGTGCCAAACAAGATGGAAATGTTGTTTTTATCAGTAAGAAGTTCAATGAACTTTTAGGGCGTAACGCTCAGGAGTTAAATAGGCCGTTATATGAAATATTGACAACAGATGAAGGGCAACAGCAATATCTGGCGGAAGTATTAAAAAGTAATAGGAAAAATATCAGGACCGAAGAAATAAAGATCAAAACTACTAAAGGGGAGTCGCTCTGGCTGGATATGTCCATTATCCCAATGCACCAATCCAGTGCCCAACAGTCCATTCTAATATTATGTTCAGATATAACGGAACGCAAGCAGAACGAACTAAAAGTAGCCCAGTTAACGCAGGCCAATTACGAAGAGACCATGAGGCAAAAGCAGTTACAGGCTAGCCAGATTGTTGAAGGTCAGGAGGAGGAGCGCAAAAGAATTGCCAAAGATATCCATGATGGCATTGGACAAATGTTGACTGCTTTGAAGTTTAATATAGAATCGATCAATTTAAGCAATAAGGAAAAAACGGCCGAGAAAATAGAATACATTAAAAGCCTTGCGAGCGATTTGATCAAAGGAGTGCGCACTGCCACTTTTAACCTGACCCCTCCGGAACTTAGTGATCATGGGATTTTTCCCGCATTGCACAAAATGACCCATGAACTCTCCAAGCTTACCGGTAAAAATATACTCTTCGAAAATAAGACTGAAGAGAACATACGTTTTAATTCCTTGGCAGAAACAAATATTTATCGCGTAGTACAGGAAGCGGTAAATAATGCCATAAAGTACGCCGAGGCCAATTATATTTTGGTTACCATTAACTTTAATGACAATATTTTAAGTGTAGTCATCGATGATGATGGCAAGGGCTTTGACGATACCATATTGGGAAAGGTACCCAAAAATACAAGCGAAGGTGGTATGGGACTTTTCTTTATGAAAGAGAGAATGAACTATATCAACGGGCGTCTTTTTATTAATTCCATTCCCGGCAAGGGTACCAGGGTAACCATTAACTATAAAACGGATAGCAGGGAACTAATTGTTGCGGAGGAGTAA
- a CDS encoding alginate export family protein produces the protein MKRIYLLFTLIALYGSIAKAQFTLDGEFRPRTELRHGFGSIIAEDADAGFGVSTRIRLNAGYTIDAYTFYLSLQDVMVWGENRQLLPDDENNSFAVFEAWADINLGSNFSAKLGRQTLDYDDQRIMGSVGWTQQARNHDAAILKYAKESFQLDLGLAYSQDYDNPSGFQSVGNAYNTTGFFSYKTMQYLYLKENWKNLSGSLLLLNNGFQNFEVDGTTPDGISNLQTLGTHLDYKKGSFGAALNAFLQTGERQGAVDVGGAYLLGLDFNYNASAKVSLGAGMEIISGNDAGTTDKTEAFFPLYGTNHKFNGFMDYFYVGNHANSVGLFDVHISANFKLGEKSSLMVKALNFSGEQELPSGEKSLGTELDLVFSQAFNGYSLQLGYSQMFANDGMYELKGITEDAAASSQNWAWAMLVIKPKFLNTSK, from the coding sequence ATGAAACGAATATATCTTTTATTTACCCTAATAGCCCTTTATGGATCAATTGCCAAAGCACAGTTTACCTTGGATGGGGAATTTAGACCTCGAACCGAATTACGTCACGGTTTTGGCAGTATAATTGCCGAAGATGCAGACGCCGGTTTTGGGGTTTCAACCCGTATCCGATTAAATGCGGGCTATACTATTGATGCCTATACATTTTATCTAAGCCTTCAAGACGTTATGGTATGGGGCGAAAACAGACAGCTGCTACCAGATGATGAGAATAATTCCTTCGCTGTTTTCGAGGCTTGGGCAGATATAAATTTGGGAAGTAATTTTTCCGCCAAATTGGGAAGACAGACCTTGGACTATGATGACCAGCGAATAATGGGTAGTGTTGGCTGGACACAACAGGCACGTAACCATGATGCCGCTATATTAAAATACGCCAAAGAGAGTTTTCAGTTGGATCTAGGATTGGCCTATAGCCAGGATTATGATAATCCAAGTGGTTTTCAATCGGTTGGGAATGCCTATAACACTACTGGGTTCTTCTCCTATAAAACCATGCAATACCTTTATTTAAAGGAGAATTGGAAAAACTTAAGCGGGAGCCTATTACTGTTGAACAATGGCTTCCAGAATTTTGAAGTTGATGGTACAACACCCGACGGTATAAGCAATTTACAGACCCTAGGCACACATTTAGATTATAAAAAGGGAAGTTTCGGGGCTGCTTTGAACGCTTTTCTTCAAACTGGGGAAAGACAAGGTGCAGTTGATGTAGGAGGAGCTTATTTGTTGGGACTTGATTTCAACTATAATGCTTCTGCCAAAGTAAGTCTTGGCGCCGGTATGGAAATCATTAGTGGTAATGATGCCGGTACCACCGATAAAACAGAGGCCTTTTTCCCCCTGTATGGTACCAATCATAAATTCAATGGATTTATGGATTATTTCTACGTAGGAAATCATGCCAATTCTGTTGGTTTGTTCGATGTTCATATAAGTGCCAATTTCAAGCTTGGGGAGAAATCTAGCTTAATGGTCAAGGCACTTAACTTTAGTGGAGAACAAGAATTGCCCAGTGGGGAAAAATCATTGGGGACAGAATTGGATCTTGTTTTTTCACAGGCATTCAACGGTTATTCCCTACAACTCGGTTATTCCCAAATGTTTGCCAATGATGGCATGTATGAATTAAAGGGTATCACTGAGGATGCTGCCGCCAGTAGCCAAAACTGGGCATGGGCCATGTTGGTCATCAAACCCAAATTTTTGAATACTTCCAAATAG
- the nirB gene encoding nitrite reductase large subunit NirB produces MKTVIVVGNGMVGYKFCEKFVSKVDQDSFKLIVFGEEPRVAYDRVHLSEYFENGDAERLSMAPREWYQKNNIELYTNERVTDIHRNSKTITTLSEKTFNYDYLVLATGSSPFVPQINGVDKDGVFVYRTIEDLEDTLAYAEKIKKTVERPKAAILGGGLLGLEAAKAVMDMGMEPHVVEFAPKLMPRQLDTRSSKVLQVKLESMGINIHLSKATNQILGNGHVIGMEFGEDDVLNVDMLVISAGIRPRDELGKSCGLKMGTRGGIVVDNKMRTSDPSIFAIGEIALYNQMIYGLVAPGYEMAGVAVDQILGIEETVMAAEIDMSTKLKLIGVDVASFGTPFMPAEKGHSIIFENKTESLYKRINVSHDGKRLLGGILVGDAKDYNMLLQMYLNEMPLPKNPENLILGSRGGEDVSFGSAMDLPDTAVVCSCEAVTKGQICCSVKDDGNESVKAISKATKATTGCGGCKPMVDDLVKETLKSLGKVVKESICEHFEYSRQELYDIVKLRKIEDYDSLLDEVGKGHGCEVCKPAVASIFASIYNETANRQATIQDTNDRYLANIQRNGTYSVVPRVAAGEITPKQLLAIGRIAQKYDLYTKITGGQRIDMFGAQLHELPFIWEELIAEGFETGQAYGKSLRTVKSCVGSTWCRYGMDESVTFAIDIENRYKGIRSPHKIKGGVSGCIRECAEARNKDFGFIAVEGGWNVYICGNGGANPQHAQLLAEKVDKITATKYVDRFLMYYIQTAPPLTRTAAWLDKLEGGIDYVKDVVINDSLGIADQLDSEMQYLVDTYKCEWKEAVENPEIRARYTHFVNAEDTDDNIEFVSLREQKMPKAWV; encoded by the coding sequence ATGAAGACCGTAATTGTAGTTGGAAATGGAATGGTTGGATACAAATTCTGTGAGAAATTTGTTTCCAAAGTTGACCAAGACTCCTTTAAACTAATTGTTTTCGGAGAAGAACCAAGAGTTGCCTATGATAGGGTACATTTAAGTGAGTATTTTGAAAATGGTGATGCGGAGCGTTTATCCATGGCTCCCAGAGAATGGTACCAGAAAAATAACATTGAACTTTATACCAATGAGAGGGTAACGGATATTCACAGAAATTCAAAAACAATTACCACCCTCAGCGAAAAGACCTTTAATTATGATTATTTGGTGTTGGCAACCGGCTCTAGTCCGTTTGTACCACAAATAAATGGAGTTGATAAGGATGGTGTGTTCGTTTATAGGACTATAGAAGATTTGGAAGATACCTTGGCCTATGCGGAAAAAATAAAGAAAACAGTAGAAAGGCCAAAGGCGGCCATTTTGGGGGGTGGACTATTAGGTCTTGAAGCGGCCAAGGCCGTTATGGATATGGGTATGGAGCCCCATGTGGTAGAGTTTGCCCCTAAATTAATGCCCAGACAGTTGGATACCAGGAGTAGTAAGGTATTACAGGTGAAGTTGGAATCTATGGGAATCAATATTCATTTGAGCAAAGCTACCAATCAGATTTTGGGCAATGGCCATGTCATAGGGATGGAATTTGGGGAAGATGATGTCCTTAATGTAGATATGTTGGTAATTTCCGCAGGAATAAGACCTAGGGACGAATTGGGAAAAAGTTGCGGCCTTAAAATGGGTACCAGAGGTGGTATAGTGGTGGATAATAAAATGAGAACTTCAGACCCCAGTATTTTTGCTATTGGTGAAATAGCCCTTTATAACCAAATGATCTATGGTCTGGTTGCTCCCGGATACGAGATGGCAGGTGTTGCAGTAGATCAAATTCTAGGTATTGAGGAGACGGTCATGGCAGCAGAGATAGATATGTCTACCAAACTTAAACTGATAGGTGTGGACGTAGCCAGTTTTGGAACTCCCTTTATGCCGGCAGAAAAAGGTCATTCCATCATTTTTGAAAACAAAACGGAGAGTCTATATAAAAGAATTAACGTAAGTCATGACGGCAAAAGGCTTCTGGGCGGAATCTTGGTAGGTGATGCCAAAGATTATAACATGCTCTTGCAGATGTATCTCAATGAAATGCCCTTGCCCAAAAATCCTGAAAATCTAATTTTAGGAAGTCGCGGTGGTGAGGATGTTTCATTTGGCAGTGCCATGGACCTACCGGATACGGCAGTGGTGTGCTCCTGTGAAGCGGTTACCAAAGGACAAATATGTTGCTCCGTAAAAGATGATGGCAACGAAAGCGTAAAAGCAATTTCCAAAGCTACCAAGGCAACTACTGGTTGCGGCGGGTGCAAACCAATGGTAGACGATTTGGTGAAGGAAACTCTCAAATCCCTGGGAAAAGTAGTTAAGGAGTCCATTTGCGAGCATTTTGAATATTCCAGACAGGAACTATATGATATTGTAAAACTTAGAAAAATTGAGGATTATGATTCGCTTTTGGACGAGGTTGGAAAAGGACATGGATGTGAAGTTTGTAAGCCTGCAGTAGCCTCTATATTCGCTAGTATATATAACGAAACTGCCAATAGGCAAGCAACCATACAGGACACGAATGATCGATATTTGGCCAATATTCAAAGGAACGGGACCTATTCCGTAGTTCCAAGGGTAGCAGCTGGAGAAATTACCCCAAAACAGCTTTTGGCCATCGGAAGAATAGCACAAAAATACGATCTGTACACCAAAATTACGGGCGGGCAACGTATAGACATGTTTGGGGCTCAATTGCACGAACTACCATTTATATGGGAGGAACTGATTGCGGAAGGCTTTGAAACGGGCCAGGCCTACGGAAAATCGCTGCGCACCGTGAAAAGTTGTGTAGGTTCTACGTGGTGTAGATATGGGATGGATGAAAGTGTGACTTTTGCCATTGATATAGAGAATCGCTATAAGGGCATACGTTCCCCGCACAAAATTAAGGGAGGTGTTTCCGGATGTATAAGGGAATGTGCAGAGGCCAGAAATAAGGATTTCGGTTTTATCGCTGTTGAAGGTGGATGGAACGTATATATTTGTGGAAATGGAGGAGCCAATCCACAGCATGCACAATTACTTGCCGAAAAGGTGGACAAGATTACGGCTACCAAATATGTAGATCGATTTTTAATGTACTATATACAAACCGCTCCTCCCCTAACCCGTACCGCTGCTTGGTTGGATAAACTGGAAGGTGGTATAGACTATGTTAAAGACGTGGTTATAAATGATAGCCTTGGCATTGCCGATCAGTTAGACAGCGAAATGCAGTATTTGGTGGACACCTACAAATGCGAATGGAAAGAGGCTGTAGAAAATCCAGAAATAAGGGCAAGATATACCCATTTTGTGAACGCCGAAGACACTGACGACAACATTGAATTTGTTTCCTTAAGGGAACAGAAAATGCCTAAGGCCTGGGTCTAG
- the cobA gene encoding uroporphyrinogen-III C-methyltransferase, whose product MSISKDPKVSLVGAGPGSSDLITIRGYRTLEDADVILYDALISTDLLQELNPDIPKIYVGKRCGEHSLTQEEINKLIVEKAFIHGHVVRLKGGDPFVFGRASEELEYVESFGIPVTVVPGVTSAIAVPASQGIPVTRRGISSSFWVMTATKRDGSFSEDLELAAKSSATMIILMGVRRFLEIADKIAENRNGLTPFAVIQNGTVENETCVTGLLKDAGSLVDQIDITQPGIIVVGEVVAEHPSFFEEEIQRALYY is encoded by the coding sequence ATGAGTATATCCAAAGACCCAAAAGTTAGCTTAGTAGGTGCTGGTCCGGGAAGTAGCGACCTTATTACCATTAGAGGATATAGAACATTGGAAGATGCAGATGTAATCTTATATGATGCTCTTATAAGTACGGATTTACTTCAGGAACTAAATCCGGATATTCCCAAAATCTATGTAGGGAAAAGATGTGGAGAGCATTCCCTAACCCAAGAGGAGATTAATAAACTAATAGTGGAAAAAGCCTTTATCCACGGACATGTTGTGCGATTAAAGGGAGGTGATCCTTTTGTTTTCGGTAGAGCCAGTGAAGAATTGGAATACGTGGAATCATTCGGTATACCTGTAACAGTGGTGCCAGGGGTAACCAGTGCCATAGCCGTTCCTGCCAGCCAGGGAATTCCGGTAACCAGACGGGGAATAAGCAGCAGCTTTTGGGTGATGACAGCCACAAAACGCGATGGCTCCTTTTCCGAAGATCTGGAGCTTGCTGCCAAGTCATCTGCTACCATGATCATATTAATGGGAGTACGTAGATTTTTGGAAATAGCTGATAAAATTGCTGAGAATAGAAATGGACTAACCCCTTTTGCCGTTATTCAAAATGGAACTGTTGAGAACGAAACCTGTGTAACTGGACTTCTAAAAGATGCAGGCTCCCTTGTTGACCAAATAGATATTACACAACCTGGAATAATAGTAGTTGGGGAAGTAGTAGCCGAACATCCGTCCTTTTTTGAAGAGGAAATCCAACGTGCACTCTACTATTAG